The Haloplanus sp. CK5-1 genome contains a region encoding:
- a CDS encoding DUF5802 family protein, translated as MFEEFSAGYYLGRLYVEPHQHDHAVIHEADHERMNQRLYATGEGVERLDAPLVMKLDGAHFPVHGEEGVPSGTLGLPPSVVESDGDLPDRREVFLAKPDRAAELLRYAGYDPGDSAV; from the coding sequence ATGTTCGAAGAGTTCTCCGCCGGCTACTACCTCGGGCGACTGTACGTCGAACCCCACCAGCACGACCACGCGGTCATCCACGAGGCCGACCACGAACGGATGAACCAGCGGCTGTACGCCACCGGCGAGGGCGTCGAACGGCTGGACGCACCGCTCGTGATGAAACTCGACGGGGCACACTTCCCGGTCCACGGCGAGGAGGGAGTCCCCTCCGGGACGCTCGGCCTCCCCCCGAGCGTCGTCGAGAGCGACGGTGACCTCCCCGATCGGCGCGAGGTGTTCCTCGCCAAACCCGACCGCGCGGCCGAACTCCTGCGGTACGCGGGCTACGACCCCGGCGACTCGGCCGTCTGA
- a CDS encoding molybdenum cofactor biosynthesis protein B, with translation MSDGDDHDHGHDGDHDHGHDGDHDHHHHDVETLGAGVVTVTSSRTLDDDSAGDAIAAAFESEGHEVATRELVPDDHDRVQATLANLARRGDVDVVVSTGGTGVTPDDVTVEAVRPLFEKALPGFGELFRRLSYDEIGTRVVGTRAVAGVVDGTPTFCLPGSENAATLGAEEVIVPEAGHLSGLATREE, from the coding sequence ATGAGCGACGGTGACGACCACGACCACGGACACGACGGCGACCACGACCACGGACACGACGGCGACCACGACCACCACCATCACGACGTCGAGACTCTCGGTGCGGGCGTCGTGACCGTCACCTCCTCGCGAACGCTCGACGACGACTCGGCGGGCGACGCCATCGCCGCGGCGTTCGAGAGCGAGGGCCACGAGGTGGCGACCCGCGAACTGGTCCCGGACGACCACGATCGGGTGCAGGCGACGCTCGCGAACCTCGCGCGGCGTGGCGACGTCGACGTCGTCGTGAGCACCGGCGGGACGGGCGTGACCCCCGACGACGTGACCGTCGAGGCGGTCCGACCGCTGTTCGAGAAGGCGCTTCCGGGCTTTGGCGAACTGTTCCGACGACTCTCGTACGACGAGATCGGAACGCGCGTGGTGGGGACACGGGCGGTCGCGGGGGTCGTCGACGGCACGCCGACGTTCTGTCTGCCGGGGAGCGAGAACGCCGCGACCCTCGGTGCGGAGGAGGTGATCGTCCCCGAGGCCGGCCACCTGTCCGGACTGGCGACGCGAGAGGAGTGA